The Sphingobium sp. JS3065 genomic sequence CGCGTTGAGATACTCGCCGGCCTTCAAGCGCGCCTTGCCGCCATCGCGACCCCCGGAGGGACAATGGGCAGGCTACGGACGCGGAACGCGGTCTGATTGCCGTTCCCAATAGTCGCCACGCGTGGGACATTGACGCCTGGAAAGGGCGCCCGTGTCAGAACACGGCGTGAGGACCCTATTACTCCCTATCGTCCCTGACACTTGGCGGGACGAAAAGGCGGTCGTCCCGGTCCAAATATTTCTTGGAGATAGAGGGGGCTGCGGAGCGGCGGTCGCAGGGGTTCGGAACCTGCGCATCGTCCGCGCGCTGCGGTCGGCGGTCAGATTATTCCGATGCTAGCGTGGCGTGCCGTCGGAAGATCCAGGTTCGCAGGATGACTCGTTACAAAGCGCGGTCCGCAGATGCCGTTCCGCGCGCGCCAGTTCCTTCTGGACGGTACGTTTGTGGAGCCCGAATTTGGCAGCGATTTCGACCTGCGTCTTCTCGTCGCGCCAGGCCGCCAGGAAGATGTCGCGCCTCTGGGCTGGCAGGGTCTCAAGCGCGTCGAGCACTCGATCCAGAGCAAGCCTTGCGCTCGCCGCGCGCTCGGGATCCGGCGCATCGTCGGTGAGATCAACGACTGCGGCGGCATCGGCGGGCGTGAACAGCATTTCATGACGTCGCCGGTTTTTCGCCAGATTGATTGCCATTCGATAGAGATAGGAGAGGGGATTTCTGACCTCTCCTATGACGGGGCCGCTCTCGAGCTTGAGATAGGCGTCGTGGAGCGCCTCAGTCGCGGCATCTGGCGATCGCAGCGCACCGCTGAGCCTGACGAGCAGCAAATCATATTCTGTTTCGAGCAAAGTACGCAGACGATCGAGAGACGCCTCCGCGATGTGGGCGGACCGGAACGGGGCGCCGGCAACCGCAAGGCTCCGCCCCACAGATGGACCGCCTGGCCCGCCCTCCCCGCGACGGGGTAAAGTGCCACCATCCTTCACGGGCTTCGTCGGCACAGCCGCCTCGCCATCCGGTCAGGATGGTCCCAGCACTTGCGCCGTGCGCGCCAAAACCCATCGGTCCTGAGAATCCGACCAGCACGAGAGAGCCGCGATATTATGTGCTCATTGGGCATGGAAGCGTCCATCATCTGAGGTAGCGCGACCAGCGGCGTCAGCGCGTGATCGATCCCCCAATCCGGCACATGCCCAAACTTGCGAATCAATCGCAACAACATAGCTGCTGTTATCCCTCGACACAACGCGACGGGCCGCCAGACGGACGTATCGGCTGAGAGCATCCGCTTCCCGAAACATGCCTATATTCCATGGCAGTCGAGGCTTTAAGCGCTGCAGGCACGCGGTCCACAAACCGCCGGCTTGACGGAGGGCGAAGACGGCCAGACTATTCTGCGGTGTCGGCACCAGGAAGCCTGTACTCCTACGAAATAGCGTTCGGCAGCGATGATCTGCCGGCGGATCGTCCTAACCAATAATCTCCTCGATGAGCAGCAAGCCCAGAAAGCCGACGAAGAACATCGCGCTGATTAGCGGGCTGTCGGGCCGCTCATGGGCCTCGACCAGCAGTTCCTCGGTGACCAGATACAGCAGGGCCATAAGGCCGAAACTCAGGAAGCCCGCGATGACCACGGGCGGAAAGGTAGCGACCGGGGTCGCGACCAGTGCGCCAAC encodes the following:
- a CDS encoding RNA polymerase sigma factor produces the protein MPTKPVKDGGTLPRRGEGGPGGPSVGRSLAVAGAPFRSAHIAEASLDRLRTLLETEYDLLLVRLSGALRSPDAATEALHDAYLKLESGPVIGEVRNPLSYLYRMAINLAKNRRRHEMLFTPADAAAVVDLTDDAPDPERAASARLALDRVLDALETLPAQRRDIFLAAWRDEKTQVEIAAKFGLHKRTVQKELARAERHLRTALCNESSCEPGSSDGTPR